From Sediminibacterium sp. TEGAF015, a single genomic window includes:
- a CDS encoding CusA/CzcA family heavy metal efflux RND transporter — MLTRIIEFSVRNKLIVGLFLVALIGYGTIELTRLPIDAVPDITNNQVQVITVAPSFGATDIERLVTFPIEQANNNISGLLEIRSFSRFGLSLVTIVFDDNTDIYWARQQVAERLLQVQSQIPAGIGTPQLGPVSTGLGEIYQYVVRPEKGYEKQYDITELRTIQDWIVRRQLLGVKGVADVSSFGGKLKQYSVEVDPSKLLSYNITISDVFNALESNNQNTGGAYIEKGPTVLFIRTEGLLGNIEDIQNIAIKKIAGGTPLFIRDVAEVKIGHATRYGAMAFNDQGEVAGAVVMMLKGANSNVVIKNVKERIAQIQKSLPKGVVIEPFLDRTKMVNNAIGTVEKNLLEGALIVVFVLVLFLGNLRAGLIVASVIPLAMLFAVIMMNLFGVSGNLMSLGALDFGLIVDGAVIIVEAVMHQLSHSKKFAVVNRLSQQQMDKEVNHSASKMMNSAVFGQIIILVVYLPIFTLQGIEGKMFKPMAQTVAFALLGAFLLSLTYIPMMSSVFLSKNITHKATWSDRVMAQLERRYKKLLTTVIAFPKIVLTVVIGLFITAMIILSGLGGEFIPALEEGDFAVETRVLTGSNLNTTLERTQKAAGLLIKEYPEVEKVVTKIGSGEIPTDPMPMEASDLMVILKPKEEWTSAKNFTEMAEKMGNTLAAVPGITTGFQFPVQMRFNELMTGARQDVVCKIFGEDLDSLATYAAMVGKIAGTVEGAVSVYVESVTGMPQIMIEYNRNTIAQFNLNISEINKIVNASFAGQSTGLLFEGEKRFDLVVRIKGEMKQNLKDIQQLLIPTPSGIQVPLSQLATVTIKDGPNQIQREDAKRRIVIGFNVRGRDVESIVNELQQKIEKQVKFPAGYYITYGGAFENLNAAKARLMIAVPISLLLIFLLLYFAFNSVKHGLLIYSAIPLSAIGGIFFLALRDMPFSISAGVGFIALFGVAVLNGIVLIAEFNRLKKDGMDNLREIVLTGTSLRLRPVLMTAFVASLGFLPMALSNGAGAEVQRPLATVVIGGLLIATFLTLFVLPVLYIMFEKGFKKPGTPVNTAALMAGLLLSVSALHAQSTRGLNSSRFTPDYTVKTIGLKAAIDSAIQNNLTLKNEQLKAKYQELMVGTAGNLPKTMLLSEIGQINSIYNDNRFGLSQSTAFPTVYKREKALLQEEFKSSVLNIAVKEALLRKQVQQVYYTLVYMQKKKNLLQFSDSLYAAFFQKSALRLKTGETNILEKTSAETLLGQINVQKEQLLKDEAAMQLQFHLLLNTNEFLVPSNDNTTLEVSAILDTALINNHPVLQSIQQQQQIAQAGVAFEQSKLLPDLSLGYLNGSIRGIGADDIFYTGKRFSSIQVGVGIPIFNKAQKARINSATLNEKIAESQYQQVKQQINTEYQVAMAQYQKFQSTVQYMERTGLKNAQIITETANKQLAAGEINYLEWVQLINQATMVKSDYIEAVRSLNEAIIQLIYFIQSK, encoded by the coding sequence ATGCTGACAAGAATTATTGAGTTTTCCGTTAGGAATAAACTCATAGTAGGATTATTTCTAGTGGCACTCATTGGGTATGGTACCATAGAACTAACCAGATTGCCCATTGATGCAGTGCCAGATATAACAAACAACCAGGTGCAGGTAATTACAGTTGCTCCTTCCTTTGGCGCAACGGATATAGAGCGACTGGTAACTTTTCCCATAGAACAAGCCAACAATAATATTTCTGGTCTTCTCGAAATCAGAAGTTTTTCAAGATTTGGTTTATCGCTAGTAACAATTGTATTTGATGATAACACAGATATCTATTGGGCTAGGCAACAAGTAGCAGAGCGATTATTGCAGGTTCAATCCCAGATTCCTGCTGGCATTGGAACACCTCAGTTGGGGCCAGTTTCAACAGGTTTGGGTGAAATTTATCAATACGTTGTAAGGCCAGAGAAGGGATACGAAAAACAGTATGATATTACAGAGCTAAGAACCATTCAGGACTGGATAGTAAGAAGACAATTATTGGGCGTAAAAGGAGTTGCTGACGTGAGTTCCTTTGGGGGAAAACTTAAGCAATATTCTGTAGAAGTTGATCCTTCCAAATTGTTAAGTTACAATATCACCATCTCCGATGTTTTCAATGCTTTGGAATCCAATAACCAGAATACAGGGGGAGCTTATATTGAGAAGGGGCCAACTGTTTTATTTATTCGTACAGAAGGTTTGCTGGGTAATATTGAAGACATACAGAATATAGCAATCAAAAAAATTGCCGGAGGAACCCCACTCTTTATAAGAGATGTGGCAGAAGTTAAGATTGGTCATGCTACCCGTTATGGTGCAATGGCTTTCAATGATCAGGGAGAAGTGGCAGGTGCAGTTGTAATGATGTTGAAAGGAGCCAATAGCAATGTGGTAATTAAAAACGTAAAAGAGCGAATTGCACAAATACAGAAATCTCTGCCAAAGGGCGTTGTTATTGAACCCTTCCTCGATAGAACCAAAATGGTAAACAATGCCATAGGAACAGTTGAGAAAAATTTACTGGAAGGTGCATTGATTGTGGTTTTTGTACTCGTTCTATTCCTCGGTAATTTGAGGGCCGGATTAATTGTAGCATCGGTAATTCCACTCGCTATGTTGTTTGCGGTAATTATGATGAATCTGTTTGGTGTGAGCGGGAATCTGATGAGTTTGGGTGCACTGGATTTTGGGTTGATAGTGGATGGTGCCGTTATTATTGTAGAAGCTGTTATGCATCAGCTGAGTCATAGTAAAAAGTTTGCAGTGGTGAATCGTTTATCGCAGCAACAAATGGATAAGGAAGTGAATCACTCGGCTAGTAAGATGATGAATAGCGCTGTATTTGGTCAGATAATCATTTTAGTTGTATACCTGCCCATATTCACATTGCAGGGGATAGAAGGTAAAATGTTCAAACCCATGGCACAGACTGTAGCCTTTGCTTTATTAGGCGCTTTCCTGCTATCCTTGACCTATATCCCAATGATGAGTTCTGTTTTCCTTAGTAAAAATATTACACACAAAGCAACTTGGTCCGATAGAGTGATGGCGCAACTGGAAAGAAGATATAAGAAGTTGCTGACAACTGTTATCGCCTTCCCCAAAATTGTATTAACCGTTGTAATAGGTTTATTCATTACTGCCATGATTATTTTGTCTGGTTTGGGTGGAGAGTTTATTCCTGCACTTGAGGAAGGAGATTTTGCAGTAGAAACAAGGGTACTTACTGGAAGTAATTTAAATACAACCCTGGAGCGCACTCAAAAGGCAGCAGGGTTATTAATAAAAGAATATCCAGAGGTAGAAAAAGTGGTAACCAAAATTGGTAGCGGCGAAATACCTACAGATCCTATGCCTATGGAAGCAAGTGATTTAATGGTAATTCTGAAACCAAAGGAAGAATGGACTTCTGCAAAGAACTTTACTGAGATGGCTGAAAAAATGGGCAATACCTTAGCTGCTGTACCTGGTATTACGACTGGTTTTCAGTTTCCGGTACAGATGCGGTTTAATGAATTAATGACAGGCGCAAGACAGGATGTGGTGTGTAAGATATTCGGAGAAGATCTGGATAGTCTGGCTACTTATGCTGCTATGGTAGGAAAAATTGCCGGAACAGTAGAAGGTGCTGTTAGCGTGTACGTGGAATCTGTAACAGGAATGCCTCAGATAATGATTGAATACAACCGCAATACCATCGCCCAGTTTAATTTGAATATCAGTGAAATCAATAAAATTGTAAATGCTTCTTTTGCCGGTCAAAGTACTGGTTTGCTATTTGAAGGAGAGAAACGATTTGACCTGGTAGTAAGAATAAAAGGGGAAATGAAACAAAACCTGAAAGACATTCAGCAATTGCTTATTCCTACACCCAGTGGTATTCAGGTTCCTTTGTCTCAACTCGCAACAGTTACCATTAAAGATGGTCCTAATCAAATTCAGCGGGAAGATGCCAAAAGAAGAATTGTCATTGGCTTCAATGTTCGCGGAAGAGATGTGGAAAGTATAGTAAATGAGTTGCAGCAAAAAATTGAAAAGCAGGTGAAGTTTCCTGCCGGATATTATATTACTTATGGTGGTGCATTCGAAAATTTAAATGCGGCTAAAGCAAGGTTAATGATTGCCGTTCCTATTTCTTTGCTTTTGATTTTTCTTCTTTTGTATTTTGCCTTTAACTCTGTAAAGCACGGACTATTGATTTATTCAGCCATTCCCTTGTCTGCTATAGGAGGTATCTTTTTCCTTGCCTTAAGAGATATGCCATTTAGTATAAGTGCAGGAGTTGGATTTATCGCTTTATTTGGAGTGGCAGTATTGAATGGAATTGTATTGATTGCAGAATTCAACCGACTTAAAAAAGATGGCATGGACAACCTGAGAGAAATTGTATTAACAGGAACAAGTTTGCGATTAAGACCAGTACTGATGACTGCATTTGTTGCCTCACTGGGATTTTTACCTATGGCATTGAGTAATGGTGCAGGAGCAGAAGTGCAAAGACCATTGGCAACAGTGGTAATTGGTGGATTGCTGATTGCAACCTTCCTGACTTTATTTGTATTGCCAGTATTGTATATTATGTTCGAAAAGGGATTTAAAAAGCCTGGAACTCCGGTAAATACAGCAGCTTTAATGGCAGGACTGTTACTGTCCGTTTCTGCTTTACATGCACAGAGTACAAGAGGATTGAATTCTTCCCGTTTCACGCCAGATTATACTGTTAAAACGATTGGGCTGAAAGCTGCCATAGATTCTGCTATTCAGAATAATCTGACATTAAAGAATGAACAGTTAAAAGCCAAATACCAGGAACTTATGGTAGGCACTGCAGGTAACTTGCCCAAAACGATGTTGCTTAGTGAAATAGGTCAAATCAATAGTATATATAATGATAATCGGTTTGGTCTAAGCCAGTCTACTGCTTTCCCCACTGTTTACAAGCGCGAAAAAGCCTTGTTGCAGGAAGAATTCAAAAGCAGTGTGTTGAATATTGCCGTAAAGGAAGCGCTACTCAGAAAACAAGTGCAGCAAGTGTATTACACATTGGTGTACATGCAAAAGAAAAAGAACCTGTTGCAGTTTTCCGATAGTTTATACGCCGCTTTTTTTCAAAAGTCAGCCTTGCGTTTAAAAACAGGAGAGACAAATATTCTTGAGAAAACAAGTGCAGAAACTTTACTTGGACAAATTAATGTACAGAAGGAACAGTTGTTGAAAGACGAAGCTGCCATGCAGTTGCAGTTTCACTTGTTACTGAACACAAATGAGTTTCTAGTGCCTTCCAACGATAATACAACACTGGAAGTCTCTGCTATTTTGGATACTGCATTAATTAATAATCATCCTGTATTACAAAGCATACAGCAGCAACAGCAAATTGCGCAGGCAGGTGTAGCTTTTGAACAAAGTAAGTTATTGCCCGACCTATCACTCGGGTACCTAAATGGAAGTATCCGTGGTATTGGTGCAGACGATATATTTTATACAGGAAAAAGATTCAGCTCCATTCAAGTTGGGGTTGGTATACCTATTTTTAATAAAGCACAGAAAGCCAGAATTAATAGCGCAACACTCAATGAAAAAATTGCTGAATCACAATATCAACAAGTGAAGCAACAAATCAATACAGAATATCAGGTTGCAATGGCTCAGTATCAGAAATTTCAGTCAACTGTTCAGTATATGGAAAGAACGGGTTTGAAAAATGCACAAATCATTACTGAAACAGCTAATAAGCAACTGGCAGCGGGAGAAATCAATTATCTTGAATGGGTGCAGTTGATAAATCAGGCCACCATGGTAAAAAGCGATTATATAGAAGCTGTCAGAAGTTTAAACGAAGCCATCATCCAATTAATTTACTTTATTCAATCTAAATAA
- a CDS encoding tetratricopeptide repeat protein, with protein MMNRRILKLLFVFILFGLTVQGTAQTLDQLVKRGLQRMAVKNYKGAVEDFTQALEETPDDINLFLNRAIAKRELKNYEGAIEDIGFALEVNDANANLYFNRGIIKGLAGDASGAVEDYNKAITLGPATANMFFNRGIEKEHIEDYAGALKDYNRALQLKPNYGEVYFNRGVVKYALKDFAGALADYNKAIAYNPENTDAWFNRGYVKAKQNNHKAALIDFDKAISLDPAADIYFNRGISKAALNNHKAAIEDYNEVIAIDSSVENVFFNRAISKIQLKDFDGALPDLNLALENNQSSPDIYFNRALLYRDKKLFKESKADFDRAIVLSPKNADLFVNRGLVQLELADTAAAVDDFSSAIELNKKNVSAFFNRGLQFERSGDYEAALDDYNQALKLDPGYGDIYFNRGYVKNALGDKKGALADYNNCIRLRPANAGAWYNRGLARYAAKDLAGALADYNRVIQLDSQMPNIFFNRGIVKGQLKQYVSAIADYDKAIEQDPKNGDIYLNRGILKVILKQNVAGCEDLQKAAAMGVFAATIELEKSCK; from the coding sequence ATGATGAATCGCCGGATACTCAAATTATTGTTTGTATTCATTTTGTTTGGGCTTACGGTCCAGGGGACAGCTCAAACGTTGGATCAATTGGTAAAGCGTGGCCTGCAAAGAATGGCTGTTAAGAATTACAAAGGTGCGGTAGAAGACTTTACGCAGGCACTAGAAGAAACACCCGATGATATCAATTTGTTTCTGAACAGAGCAATTGCTAAGAGAGAGCTGAAAAATTATGAGGGTGCAATAGAAGATATTGGGTTTGCATTGGAAGTGAATGACGCCAATGCAAACCTGTATTTTAACAGGGGGATTATTAAAGGACTTGCCGGTGATGCGTCTGGTGCAGTTGAAGATTATAATAAAGCCATCACCCTAGGACCGGCAACTGCCAATATGTTTTTTAACAGGGGTATAGAAAAAGAACATATAGAAGATTATGCGGGTGCATTGAAGGATTATAACCGCGCACTACAACTTAAACCCAATTATGGCGAAGTTTATTTTAACAGGGGCGTAGTTAAGTATGCTTTGAAAGACTTTGCAGGCGCTCTGGCAGATTACAATAAAGCGATTGCTTACAATCCAGAAAATACGGATGCCTGGTTTAACAGAGGGTATGTAAAAGCAAAACAAAACAATCATAAAGCCGCTTTGATTGATTTTGATAAAGCCATTTCCCTAGACCCTGCAGCAGACATTTACTTTAATCGGGGTATTTCTAAAGCGGCATTAAACAATCATAAAGCAGCTATTGAAGATTACAATGAAGTAATTGCAATAGACTCATCGGTAGAGAATGTTTTTTTTAACAGAGCAATCAGCAAAATACAGTTGAAAGATTTTGATGGTGCTTTGCCCGATCTGAATCTGGCTTTAGAAAACAATCAGTCGAGTCCGGATATTTATTTTAACCGTGCATTGTTATACAGAGATAAAAAGCTTTTTAAAGAATCCAAGGCAGATTTTGACAGGGCCATTGTGCTCAGTCCTAAAAATGCAGACTTATTTGTAAACAGAGGATTGGTTCAGTTAGAATTAGCGGATACTGCAGCCGCAGTAGATGATTTTTCCAGTGCCATTGAATTGAATAAAAAGAATGTGAGTGCTTTCTTTAACCGGGGACTTCAGTTTGAAAGATCAGGTGATTATGAAGCTGCATTGGATGACTATAATCAGGCATTGAAGCTGGATCCGGGATATGGCGATATTTATTTTAACCGTGGTTATGTAAAAAATGCGCTGGGAGACAAGAAAGGGGCATTGGCAGATTACAATAACTGTATTCGATTAAGACCTGCAAATGCAGGCGCATGGTACAACAGAGGACTGGCTAGGTATGCTGCCAAAGATTTGGCAGGCGCATTGGCAGATTATAATCGTGTAATTCAATTAGACTCTCAGATGCCCAATATATTTTTTAACAGAGGGATAGTAAAGGGCCAGTTAAAACAGTATGTTTCGGCTATAGCTGATTATGATAAAGCCATTGAACAAGACCCCAAAAACGGGGATATTTATCTAAATAGGGGGATTTTAAAAGTAATTCTAAAGCAAAATGTAGCCGGATGTGAGGATTTGCAAAAAGCAGCAGCTATGGGCGTATTTGCAGCTACGATTGAGTTAGAGAAATCCTGCAAATAA
- a CDS encoding LolA-like protein, whose protein sequence is MKKLLLSAFVLFAAVISLSAQSVDEVINKYVQAIGGVEKWTKVQSLKVEGQIEVQGLAIPFTMQAVHMKGMRVDAEFQGSKIIDITTPTKGWSQNPLMGKTGLEEITADELKSKIDELDVQDEFVNYKEKGSTVEYLGKEEEEGTSYHKVKLTTKNGNEKTYYFDLNTYLIYKEETSVKQQGQEIKQSVKYLDYQTLENGIKMAFKSDMGMMMMVTKKVTINPTIDEAIFSGK, encoded by the coding sequence ATGAAAAAGCTTTTATTATCTGCATTCGTTCTATTTGCTGCAGTCATCAGTTTATCTGCGCAATCTGTTGATGAAGTAATCAACAAGTATGTTCAAGCCATTGGAGGCGTAGAAAAATGGACTAAAGTCCAGTCATTAAAAGTAGAAGGCCAAATTGAAGTACAGGGTTTGGCAATCCCATTTACAATGCAGGCTGTGCATATGAAAGGCATGCGTGTTGATGCTGAGTTTCAGGGAAGTAAAATCATTGACATTACTACTCCAACCAAAGGATGGTCTCAGAACCCATTAATGGGTAAAACAGGTCTTGAAGAAATTACTGCTGACGAACTTAAATCCAAAATTGATGAGTTGGATGTGCAGGACGAATTTGTGAACTATAAAGAAAAAGGTTCGACTGTAGAATATTTAGGAAAGGAAGAAGAAGAAGGTACTTCTTATCACAAGGTAAAACTGACTACTAAAAACGGGAATGAAAAAACGTATTACTTCGATTTAAATACCTATTTAATTTACAAGGAAGAAACAAGTGTAAAACAGCAAGGTCAGGAAATCAAACAATCCGTTAAGTACCTTGACTACCAAACTTTAGAAAATGGTATTAAAATGGCTTTCAAGTCAGACATGGGAATGATGATGATGGTAACCAAAAAAGTTACGATTAATCCAACAATTGACGAAGCTATTTTCTCAGGCAAATAA
- a CDS encoding efflux RND transporter periplasmic adaptor subunit, which yields MKQYFFILALSIALIACGTKSGPMEEQAKGNAGIDTITLTDAQIKNADIQTGPLQTGEISSLLKVNGKVDVPPQNMVSISVPLGGYLKTSKLLPGMHVNKGEVVATMEDQQYIQLQQDYLMAKVKLSQLEKEYVRQKELNASQASSDKMLQQAEADLKSHRILSAALAQKLQLVGIHPANLTENNISKSVNIHSPIDGYVTRVNVNIGKYISPTEIMFELVNPTDIHLALKVFEKDLPKLFIGQGLIAYTNNNPEKKYDCEVLLMGKDINAEGYTDVHCHFEQYDKVLIPGTYMNAEIKVKNRKAIVLPADAIVRHDGKHFIFKEVAKQKYAMLEVTVGETENGVTELLVPETMLTESGNYVIKGAYTLLMMLKNEAE from the coding sequence ATGAAACAATATTTTTTTATACTGGCTTTATCTATTGCTTTAATTGCCTGTGGAACTAAATCTGGTCCTATGGAGGAGCAAGCTAAGGGCAATGCAGGAATAGATACTATTACGTTAACGGATGCTCAAATCAAAAATGCTGATATTCAGACAGGGCCTTTACAAACCGGAGAAATTTCTTCCTTGCTGAAAGTAAATGGTAAAGTGGATGTTCCGCCTCAAAATATGGTATCAATCAGTGTGCCGCTGGGTGGTTATTTAAAGACTAGCAAGTTGTTGCCAGGAATGCATGTGAACAAAGGAGAAGTGGTTGCCACCATGGAAGACCAGCAATACATTCAGTTGCAACAGGACTATTTAATGGCGAAAGTAAAACTTAGCCAACTGGAGAAAGAGTATGTAAGACAGAAAGAATTAAATGCCAGTCAGGCATCCAGCGATAAAATGTTACAGCAGGCAGAAGCCGATTTAAAATCACACCGGATTCTTTCAGCAGCATTGGCACAGAAACTGCAACTGGTAGGCATACATCCTGCAAATCTTACAGAAAATAATATCAGCAAGAGCGTCAATATACATTCACCTATTGATGGGTACGTAACCAGAGTGAACGTAAACATTGGGAAATACATTTCACCTACAGAAATCATGTTTGAATTGGTAAATCCAACAGATATTCATCTGGCATTAAAAGTATTTGAAAAAGATCTGCCTAAATTGTTTATTGGTCAAGGGCTGATTGCATATACCAATAATAACCCTGAAAAAAAATACGATTGTGAAGTCTTATTAATGGGCAAAGACATCAATGCAGAAGGGTATACAGATGTACATTGTCATTTTGAACAGTATGATAAGGTGTTGATTCCTGGTACATACATGAACGCGGAAATAAAAGTTAAAAACAGAAAAGCAATTGTGCTGCCTGCAGATGCCATTGTGCGGCATGACGGTAAACATTTCATTTTTAAGGAAGTAGCCAAACAGAAGTATGCCATGCTGGAAGTAACTGTTGGAGAAACCGAAAATGGGGTGACCGAACTGCTTGTTCCTGAGACAATGCTTACCGAATCTGGCAATTATGTTATTAAAGGGGCGTATACTTTGCTGATGATGTTAAAGAATGAAGCAGAGTAA
- a CDS encoding VPS10 domain-containing protein: MRKLLLFLITGTASLLHAQNIPSLNTAQFQVLGARALGPSTMSGRITAIEGAYADGQLNLYVGTAGGGIWKSQNGGQSFNSIFDKYTQSIGAIAIEPGNARVVYAGTGESNMRNSVSFGTGLYKTTDGGSNWQKIGLDSTEHIAKIQIDPTDKKVIYVAAPGPLYKPSTHRGLYKSTDGGKTWNKILFIDENTGCADIAISPQNPNIIFASSWQFRRKPFSFVSGGEGSGFYKSTDGGKTWKKLTKGLPEGNLGRIVITANPSKPSHFLALVEAKQSGLYQSSDDGESWTLLTTATGLMARPFYFSTLVIDPKDPKRVYRPAYEFAYSNDGGSTFSNTIIGGVTPHADHHALWINPANTDMLFLGTDGGVYLSYNKGVTWQFLNNLPVPQFYHVSVDNQTPYNVYGGLQDNNNWMAPNTAPGGVAATDWKALGGGDGFWVQPDALDEKIIYAESQGGEMYRINLKTGLSNVIKPKKQSGEEDHRWNWNTPIVTAKSTTKNAAGKPQSNLYVGAQYLFRSRDNGINWERISPDLTTNNKAIHNKSENSESITGDNTSAENHGTIFTIVQQPANENIIWVGTDDGNLMVTYNGGKTWENKNSGITKAGVPAQAWISSIELSLHNPKRIFVTLDHHMYGDNNTYVVVSNDGGNTFTKFESEEFSGYAHIIREDFKTPDLLFLGTESGFFISLNAGKTWMRSKYQNMPWYSLVRDIKIHPATSDLIVATHGRGVYIVDNIQPLREMVKSDLSKALLFYPVQPFKYEYGAQYPQSPTNLVGYVGAGKSLAPTFYYYLKERSNDVVKIEIYNSDNKKIKDINGTGVKGLNKVMWTLTSNPPKVAKGGFVAQSSVQYAGVYGPKVPAGNYKVKVKAGKDSSEQMLQVLPNPTAGLTQANLQKLYQQNMRMFTLIEQLAEMVATIDSSISAYVKDTTSSEIAKVQKSKEKMAALDSFRKELLELNRKSIFFDEVKFRRKLTDFYLDLVIALDPLSPNQEKGIDLLEAEFKQYQQRLKSLL, encoded by the coding sequence ATGCGCAAACTTTTATTGTTCCTGATAACAGGAACCGCATCTTTATTGCATGCACAGAACATTCCCTCTCTGAATACGGCTCAGTTTCAGGTATTGGGTGCAAGAGCATTGGGTCCTTCTACTATGAGCGGACGCATCACTGCAATTGAAGGTGCTTATGCTGATGGGCAATTGAACTTGTATGTAGGAACTGCCGGAGGTGGAATATGGAAGTCGCAGAACGGAGGACAATCCTTTAATTCCATATTTGATAAATACACACAATCAATTGGTGCAATTGCCATTGAACCCGGCAATGCCCGAGTAGTTTATGCAGGAACAGGGGAAAGCAATATGCGAAATTCTGTTTCATTTGGAACCGGTTTGTATAAAACAACAGACGGTGGTAGTAACTGGCAAAAAATTGGATTGGATAGTACAGAGCATATTGCCAAAATACAGATTGATCCAACAGATAAAAAAGTGATTTATGTTGCTGCTCCGGGCCCTTTATACAAACCTTCTACACACAGAGGTTTGTATAAATCTACTGATGGAGGAAAAACCTGGAATAAGATTTTGTTTATTGATGAAAATACCGGCTGCGCAGATATAGCCATCAGCCCGCAAAATCCCAATATCATTTTTGCATCTAGCTGGCAATTCAGAAGAAAACCATTTTCTTTTGTATCAGGCGGTGAAGGATCAGGCTTTTATAAATCAACCGATGGAGGAAAAACCTGGAAAAAATTGACCAAAGGTTTGCCAGAAGGCAATTTGGGAAGAATTGTGATAACGGCAAATCCATCTAAACCTTCTCATTTTCTTGCATTAGTTGAAGCCAAGCAATCAGGCCTTTATCAATCCAGTGATGATGGAGAATCCTGGACGCTATTAACTACTGCAACTGGTTTAATGGCTCGTCCATTTTACTTCAGCACATTGGTGATTGATCCAAAAGATCCCAAAAGAGTGTACAGGCCTGCGTATGAATTTGCTTATTCAAATGACGGAGGAAGCACTTTCAGCAATACGATTATTGGAGGAGTAACACCACATGCAGATCATCATGCGTTATGGATTAATCCTGCTAATACCGATATGTTATTTTTAGGAACAGATGGTGGAGTTTATCTGAGCTACAACAAAGGTGTTACTTGGCAATTTCTCAATAATTTGCCAGTCCCTCAGTTTTATCATGTGAGTGTAGATAACCAAACTCCTTATAATGTGTATGGTGGATTACAGGATAATAATAACTGGATGGCTCCGAATACAGCACCAGGTGGGGTTGCAGCAACCGATTGGAAAGCACTTGGTGGGGGAGATGGATTCTGGGTTCAACCTGATGCGTTAGATGAGAAAATTATTTATGCTGAATCGCAGGGAGGAGAAATGTATCGCATCAATCTTAAAACCGGATTGTCCAATGTTATTAAACCCAAAAAACAATCAGGGGAAGAAGACCACAGATGGAACTGGAATACACCCATTGTCACTGCAAAGTCTACAACAAAAAATGCGGCCGGAAAACCTCAAAGCAATTTATATGTGGGGGCGCAGTATCTTTTCCGTTCAAGAGACAATGGTATTAATTGGGAAAGAATTTCTCCGGATTTAACAACCAACAATAAAGCCATTCACAATAAGTCAGAGAATAGTGAGAGCATAACTGGTGATAATACCAGTGCAGAAAATCACGGTACTATTTTTACCATTGTACAGCAACCTGCAAATGAAAATATTATCTGGGTTGGAACAGATGATGGTAATTTAATGGTTACATACAATGGAGGAAAAACCTGGGAGAATAAAAATTCCGGAATAACTAAAGCAGGAGTGCCTGCACAAGCATGGATTAGTAGTATTGAATTGTCTTTGCACAATCCGAAACGAATTTTTGTAACACTTGATCATCATATGTATGGCGACAACAATACTTATGTTGTGGTTAGCAATGACGGCGGCAATACATTTACCAAATTTGAATCGGAAGAATTCAGTGGCTATGCGCATATCATCCGAGAAGATTTCAAAACGCCCGATCTGTTGTTTTTAGGAACAGAGTCTGGTTTTTTTATTTCACTGAATGCAGGTAAAACCTGGATGAGAAGTAAATACCAGAATATGCCCTGGTACAGTCTGGTAAGGGATATAAAAATACATCCGGCCACGAGTGATTTAATTGTAGCTACACATGGAAGAGGCGTTTATATTGTAGACAATATTCAGCCATTAAGAGAAATGGTAAAATCAGATTTATCCAAAGCTTTGTTGTTTTATCCTGTTCAGCCATTTAAGTATGAATATGGAGCGCAATATCCTCAGTCACCAACTAATTTAGTTGGCTATGTTGGTGCTGGAAAATCATTGGCACCTACCTTTTATTATTACTTAAAAGAAAGAAGTAATGATGTTGTGAAGATTGAAATTTACAATAGCGACAATAAAAAAATAAAAGACATCAATGGCACGGGTGTAAAGGGTTTAAATAAAGTAATGTGGACCTTAACATCTAATCCTCCCAAAGTAGCCAAAGGTGGTTTTGTTGCACAATCTTCTGTACAATATGCGGGAGTATATGGACCAAAAGTACCAGCGGGTAATTACAAAGTAAAAGTAAAAGCTGGCAAAGACAGTTCAGAGCAGATGCTGCAAGTACTGCCCAATCCAACAGCAGGACTAACTCAAGCAAATCTTCAGAAGCTATATCAGCAGAATATGCGGATGTTTACTTTGATAGAGCAACTGGCAGAGATGGTTGCTACTATAGACTCTAGCATAAGTGCTTATGTAAAAGATACAACCAGTAGTGAGATAGCGAAGGTTCAGAAATCAAAAGAAAAAATGGCAGCTTTAGATTCGTTCCGAAAAGAATTATTAGAGTTGAATCGTAAGTCTATTTTCTTTGACGAAGTAAAATTCAGAAGAAAACTCACTGATTTTTATCTTGATCTCGTGATTGCCCTAGATCCTTTATCACCGAATCAGGAAAAAGGCATCGATTTACTGGAGGCTGAGTTTAAGCAATACCAACAGCGATTGAAGTCTTTATTATGA